One window from the genome of Garra rufa chromosome 1, GarRuf1.0, whole genome shotgun sequence encodes:
- the LOC141336411 gene encoding uncharacterized protein, producing the protein MADKCHLCLLGLIFLSSLLTGTSGVDESHHVFISSGTQNKDIKSHKGLSLGSDCSLNINNVTKEYYGLYSCQQWTGVDGQHQKQANDTFVYLHVLDVSPSSSQTEISPGSSVTLSCEMYSYSLYTGVSCDDWIRSEGIQLFWVNQAGVKLTISDSRYQTPAPGHCIITLTTTLLNEDDNREWRCNVTHRDQLKTSATYTVKSSGKMIYVSVAAAAFVVFLLAVLCLIWRKKRAGNKRETGGSSVKAENEDKVTYETINMSNPAAARDNEQTDDVTYSEVTSSSKKPVKALTDHDDAVTYAAIKGKDNEKQNELYASVNKNKSSTNKQK; encoded by the exons atggcTGATAAGTGTCATCTGTGTCTGCTGGGACTCATCTTTCTCTCTTCACTTCTCACAG GTACCAGTGGAGTGGATGAGTCTCATCATGTGTTCATCAGTTCTG GGACACAGAATAAAGACATCAAGAGTCATAAGGGACTGAGTCTGGGGTCTGACTGCTCTCTGAACATCAATAACGTCACAAAAGAATATTATGGACTTTACAGCTGTCAACAATGGACAGGTGTGGATGGACAACACCAAAAACAAGCAAATGATACTTTTGTTTATCTGCATGTTCTTGATG tctctCCATCATCCTCACAGACTGAGATCAGTCCAGGCAGCTCTGTGACTCTCTCCTGTGAGATGTATTCATATTCATTATATACTGGAGTCTCTTGTGATGATTGGATCCGTTCTGAGGGAATTCAGCTGTTCTGGGTGAATCAGGCTGGTGTTAAACTGACGATATCAGACTCCAGATATCAGACACCAGCTCCAGGACACTGTATCATCACTCTGACTACAACACTCCTGAATGAAGATGACAACAGAGAGTggagatgcaatgttactcacaGAGATCAACTCAAGACCTCAGCCACATATACTGTCAAGAGTTCAG GCAAAATGATTTATGTTTCTGTTGCTGCCGCTGCATTTGTTGTTTTCCTTCTTGCTGTTCTCTGTCTGATCTGGAGAAAAAAAAGAGCTG gtaaTAAAAGAGAGACTGGTGGATCATCA GTCAAAGCTGAGAATGAAGATAAAGTGACGTATGAAACAATCAACATGTCCAATCCTGCTGCTGCAAGAGACAAT GAGCAGACAGATGATGTGACTTATTCTGAGGTCACTTCTTCCAGTAAAAAGCCAGTAAAAGCACTCACT GATCATGATGATGCAGTGACTTACGCGGCCATCAAAGGAAAAGACAATGAGAAGCAGAATGAACTGTATGCCTCTGTGAACAAGAACAAGAGCtccacaaacaaacagaaatga
- the LOC141336491 gene encoding nuclear factor 7, ovary-like, with protein sequence MDSQSEDDCICPVCRDIFMDPVLLSCGHSFCKECLQQFWRTKTIQECPVCRRRSSNVEPPINLKLKILCKSFLLERNERRSSVSEEICSLHSEKLKLFCLENKQPVCLVCINSQKHDNHKFRPISEAVSLYKKELNTTLMSLQEKLKHNEKMKGEFEKTVQHIRSQVEHTECQIKQQFEKLHQFLRDEEEATITALREEEEQKKQMMKEKLEEMNRHISALSHTIKDMEEMMKASDVCFLKEFPVSMERVQISQPDPQTPSGALIDVPRYLGNLPFRVWKKMQDIVQNTPVILDPNTADPHLNLSDDLTSMRNIESEQPLPDNPERFDNYSCVLGSEGFNSGTHCWDVEVKDSFCWSLGVTTASNQRKGRDFFNTSVWSVQYELSERFGFRVKQKLQRVRVNLDYDKGKVSFWDPITNKRLHTFKNNFTDTVFPFFCCYSFLRILPLNH encoded by the exons atggattcacAATCTGAAGATGACTGTATTTGTCCTGTGTGTCGGGATATTTTCATGGATCCTGTTCTTTTATCGTGTGGTCACAGTTTCTGTAAAGAGTGTCTTCAACAGTTCTGGAGAACCAAGACAATTCAGGAGTGTCCCGTCTGCAGGAGAAGATCCTCAAATGTTGAACCTCCAattaatttaaagttaaaaatctTGTGCAAGTCATTCCTGTTGGAGAGAAACGAGAGGCGTTCATCAGTATCTGAGGAGATCTGCAGTTTACACAGtgagaaactcaaactcttctGTCTGGAGAACAAACAGCCGGTGTGCTTAGTGTGTATTAATTCACAAAAACACGACAATCATAAATTCAGACCCATCAGCGAAGCTGTTTCATTATATAAG AAGGAGCTCAATACAACACTGATGTCCTTACAAGAGAAACTTAAACACAATGAAAAAATGAAAGGAGAGTTTGAGAAAACAGTTCAGCACATCAGG TCTCAAGTTGAACATACAGAGTGTCAGATTAAACAGCAGTTTGAGAagcttcatcagtttctcagagatgaagaagaagctacaatcactgcactgagggaggaagaggagcagaagaagcagatgatgaaggagaagctggaggagatgaacagacacatctcagctctttcacacacaatcaaagacatggaggagatgatgaaagccagtgatgtctgctttctaaag gagtttccagtctcaatggaaag agtccagatctcacagccggatccacagacgccttctggagctttgattgatgtgccacgttacttgggcaacctgccgttcagagtctggaagaagatgcaggaCATCGTCCAGAACA CTCCTGTTATTCTGGATCCAAACACTGCAGATCCACATCTAAACCTGTCTGATGATCTGACCAGTATGAGAAACATTGAGAGCGAACAACCTCTTCCtgataatccagagagatttgacaATTATTCCTGTGTTCTGGGTTCAGAGGGTTTTAACTCTGGAACACACTGCTGGGATGTGGAGGTTAAAGATAGTTTTTGTTGGAGTCTTGGAGTAACTACAGCATCAAACCAGAGGAAGGGTCGTGATTTCTTTAACACTAGTGTATGGAGTGTACAATACGAACTATCTGAACGTTTTGGCTTTCGTGTTAAACAGAAGCTTCAGAGGGTGAGAGTTAATCTGGACTATGACAAAGGAAAGGTGTCATTTTGGGATCCCATAACTAACAAACGTCTACACACATTCAAAAATAACTTCACTGACACAGTCTTTCCATTCTTCTGTTGTTATTCCTTCCTGAGGATCTTACCATTAAATCATTAG